In the Longimicrobiales bacterium genome, one interval contains:
- the ffh gene encoding signal recognition particle protein, whose protein sequence is MFDELSSKLDGALKKLRQRGVLNEAMIKEGLREVRRVLLEADVNFQVTREFLGRVQEKALGEAVLKAVSPGQQIVKIVHDELAYLFGDGPTVIEHPSKPPTVILMVGLQGSGKTISAAKLARRFGREGRTPLLAACDLQRPGAIEQLKMLGEQIGTPVVAGDFEGDPVAAASAAKEKAVADNHSVLIVDTAGRLQIEEALMGELGRIRDAVQPHEILLVADAMTGQEAVKIAQGFDEALGITGVVMTKMDGDARGGAALSIRGVTGKPIRYVGVGEGVDDLDAADPQRLAGRILQMGDVIGLVERAQVTMDMEEQEKLQKKVLGEGRFTLEDFLVAMRQVQKMGPLDQLLKLIPGAGRMKIPAANMDPKRMKHVEAIILSMTPDERRKPAILNGSRRARIAKGSGRPVAEVNRLMKQFKEMRKFMKQMKGMMGGGGGGMPGMGGGLPGMPFGR, encoded by the coding sequence ATGTTCGACGAACTCAGCTCAAAACTAGACGGAGCGCTCAAGAAGCTCCGGCAGCGTGGCGTTCTCAACGAGGCCATGATCAAAGAGGGCCTCCGGGAGGTACGGAGGGTCCTGCTCGAGGCCGACGTGAATTTCCAGGTCACGCGCGAGTTCTTAGGCCGGGTACAAGAGAAGGCCCTCGGCGAAGCGGTCCTCAAGGCGGTGTCTCCAGGTCAGCAGATCGTCAAGATCGTCCATGACGAATTGGCCTATCTGTTTGGTGATGGGCCGACTGTCATCGAGCATCCCTCCAAGCCGCCCACTGTCATTCTCATGGTCGGGCTGCAGGGCTCCGGAAAAACTATTTCGGCGGCCAAGCTGGCTCGCCGCTTCGGACGCGAGGGCCGGACGCCTCTGCTGGCGGCCTGCGACCTTCAGCGCCCAGGGGCCATCGAGCAGTTGAAGATGCTGGGGGAACAGATCGGCACGCCGGTGGTCGCGGGTGACTTCGAGGGCGATCCGGTCGCTGCGGCTTCGGCTGCCAAAGAAAAGGCGGTGGCCGACAATCACTCGGTCCTCATCGTGGATACCGCGGGTCGTCTCCAGATCGAGGAGGCGCTCATGGGCGAGTTGGGGCGCATTCGTGATGCGGTGCAGCCCCACGAGATCCTGCTCGTTGCAGACGCGATGACGGGGCAGGAGGCAGTGAAGATCGCCCAGGGCTTCGACGAGGCTTTGGGGATCACCGGTGTTGTCATGACGAAGATGGACGGTGACGCGCGTGGCGGTGCCGCTCTGTCCATCAGGGGCGTGACCGGGAAGCCGATCAGGTACGTGGGTGTCGGCGAGGGCGTGGATGACCTCGACGCGGCGGACCCTCAGCGACTCGCGGGTCGCATCCTCCAGATGGGTGATGTGATCGGGCTGGTCGAGCGTGCTCAGGTCACCATGGATATGGAGGAGCAGGAGAAGCTCCAGAAGAAGGTGCTCGGGGAAGGGCGCTTCACGCTCGAAGATTTCCTCGTGGCCATGCGCCAGGTACAGAAGATGGGCCCACTCGATCAGCTGCTGAAGCTGATTCCAGGGGCGGGACGCATGAAGATCCCGGCTGCGAACATGGACCCCAAGCGTATGAAACACGTGGAAGCGATCATCTTGTCGATGACGCCCGATGAGCGCAGGAAGCCGGCGATCTTGAACGGTTCACGCCGCGCCAGGATCGCGAAGGGCAGTGGTCGCCCCGTCGCCGAAGTGAATCGCCTCATGAAGCAGTTCAAGGAGATGCGGAAATTCATGAAGCAGATGAAGGGCATGATGGGTGGCGGGGGCGGCGGGATGCCCGGAATGGGCGGGGGTCTCCCCGGGATGCCGTTCGGGCGCTGA
- a CDS encoding adenylosuccinate synthase translates to MPAQGKCTVIVGCQWGDEGKGKIVDVLSEGVDIVARYQGGANAGHTVHVGESEFILHQIPSGILHDGKRCLLGNGVVLDIRQFFDEYDALVKRGIDLTGRVGVSQRAQLLLPYHRMLDKAAEGAATTKIGTTGRGIGPAYEDKAGRRGVRVIDLGNPERLAKLVDSAKERVCRRLDQLGVGTGELDAAMEEAMSLGERLLSLSTDTGPEISAALRAGKRVLLEGAQGTALDLDHGTYPFVTSSNTTAAGAATGTGIGPTAIDSVVGVVKAYTTRVGEGPLPSAFEPEMDEHVRMLGGEFGATTGRPRRCGWFDSVLSRHAAQVNGLTGIAVTKLDVLDTLPELQVATAYRMPDGSVTDTFPADTWSLSSVEPVYETLPGWEAPTGHVRRLEDLPTNARAYLDRLEELTLAKVEWISVGTKRNQIIPVD, encoded by the coding sequence ATGCCTGCTCAGGGTAAGTGCACCGTCATCGTCGGTTGCCAGTGGGGAGATGAGGGGAAAGGGAAGATTGTCGATGTCCTGTCGGAGGGTGTCGACATCGTCGCTCGCTACCAAGGCGGGGCGAATGCCGGTCACACAGTTCACGTCGGCGAGTCTGAGTTCATCCTTCATCAGATCCCTTCGGGGATTTTGCACGACGGAAAACGCTGCCTTCTAGGCAACGGCGTCGTGCTCGATATCCGGCAGTTCTTCGATGAATACGATGCGCTGGTGAAGCGCGGGATCGATCTCACAGGTCGCGTGGGTGTGAGCCAGCGGGCACAGCTGCTACTTCCCTACCACCGCATGCTTGACAAGGCGGCTGAGGGGGCGGCGACCACGAAAATCGGCACGACAGGCCGCGGAATTGGACCGGCCTACGAGGACAAGGCCGGACGTCGCGGTGTACGCGTGATCGACCTCGGGAACCCCGAGCGCTTGGCGAAGCTGGTTGATTCGGCCAAAGAGCGCGTATGTCGCCGTTTGGATCAGCTCGGTGTCGGGACAGGGGAGCTGGATGCCGCCATGGAAGAGGCTATGAGCCTCGGTGAGCGACTGCTTTCGCTTTCGACGGACACCGGCCCGGAAATTTCTGCGGCGCTCCGTGCCGGGAAGCGTGTGCTTCTCGAAGGCGCTCAAGGGACCGCTCTCGACCTGGATCACGGCACATACCCCTTCGTTACGTCGTCGAACACGACCGCTGCGGGAGCCGCGACGGGCACCGGAATTGGGCCCACAGCCATCGATTCGGTGGTTGGCGTGGTGAAGGCATATACGACGCGAGTCGGTGAAGGCCCACTCCCCAGTGCGTTCGAGCCTGAGATGGACGAGCATGTTCGTATGCTCGGCGGAGAGTTCGGTGCCACGACCGGTCGGCCGAGACGTTGCGGTTGGTTTGATTCGGTCCTGTCTCGGCATGCTGCTCAGGTCAACGGACTGACTGGCATCGCGGTTACGAAGCTCGATGTGTTGGATACGCTGCCCGAGCTCCAGGTCGCGACCGCGTATCGGATGCCGGACGGGAGTGTCACGGACACGTTCCCTGCAGACACCTGGTCACTTTCCTCTGTCGAGCCGGTCTACGAGACGTTGCCCGGTTGGGAAGCGCCTACGGGGCACGTACGTCGCCTTGAAGACCTCCCTACGAACGCGCGGGCATATCTGGATCGGCTCGAGGAACTGACCCTCGCTAAGGTTGAGTGGATCTCTGTGGGTACGAAGCGCAACCAGATTATTCCCGTCGATTGA
- a CDS encoding dihydrodipicolinate synthase family protein: MIDLSGTFLPVTTPFDPVTGDIDVVAFRANLRRWFEDPISGILIAGSTGESVFLDEAECKDLIEAAREVVPADRIIIVGTGGESTRHTIRNCEQAAAAGADAVLVSPPAYFKGAMTPEVLDRHYRAVAAGSPLPVLIYQVPLRLSTLEFPTGLVAELSRVDNIVGIKDSRGKLELVGELVEACADDFQVMVGSGAILYGALETGAVGGIVAVGLMASSAAAHISVAFKDGRTAEAGQLQERIVPVHNQIVGGMGVPGVKAGMDILGFNGGAPRPPLAPASDARIEEIRGILDAAGLLEGVVV; this comes from the coding sequence ATGATCGACCTCAGCGGTACTTTTCTGCCGGTTACTACACCGTTTGACCCTGTCACCGGCGACATCGATGTCGTCGCGTTCCGCGCCAATCTCAGGCGTTGGTTCGAGGACCCGATCAGCGGAATCTTGATCGCTGGTTCGACCGGGGAGTCCGTCTTCCTGGATGAAGCTGAGTGTAAGGACCTCATCGAAGCTGCTCGCGAGGTCGTCCCTGCGGACAGGATCATCATCGTAGGTACCGGTGGAGAGTCCACCCGACACACCATTCGCAATTGTGAGCAGGCTGCTGCCGCTGGAGCCGATGCGGTCTTGGTGAGTCCGCCCGCGTACTTCAAAGGTGCCATGACACCCGAGGTGCTGGACCGGCACTACCGGGCGGTTGCCGCGGGATCCCCGTTACCGGTGCTGATCTACCAGGTGCCCCTACGTCTCAGCACGTTGGAGTTCCCGACCGGACTGGTTGCCGAACTGTCGCGCGTCGACAACATCGTGGGCATCAAGGACTCGCGCGGTAAGCTCGAACTCGTCGGGGAACTCGTCGAAGCATGTGCTGACGATTTCCAGGTCATGGTAGGGTCGGGGGCCATTCTCTATGGCGCCCTCGAAACCGGTGCGGTCGGCGGAATCGTCGCCGTGGGCCTGATGGCTTCCAGTGCCGCCGCGCACATCTCGGTCGCATTCAAGGATGGACGGACCGCGGAAGCCGGCCAACTCCAAGAACGCATCGTCCCGGTCCATAATCAGATCGTCGGCGGCATGGGAGTTCCCGGAGTGAAGGCAGGCATGGACATCCTTGGCTTCAACGGCGGCGCACCCCGCCCTCCGCTGGCACCAGCGTCCGACGCACGAATCGAAGAGATCCGAGGCATCCTGGACGCAGCCGGCCTACTGGAAGGCGTTGTAGTCTAG